In the Oncorhynchus nerka isolate Pitt River linkage group LG2, Oner_Uvic_2.0, whole genome shotgun sequence genome, one interval contains:
- the LOC115136160 gene encoding PAK4-inhibitor inka2-like — translation MLCLRDSGDCLVDQMQYMMRSLQDLKHMRRPLSEPSGRSDAVTRVCQRGAQQRERLTCLRRPISEASEASTYDSACCLASPVEEEEEVEEEGQERLMQSSPSSEKSMEFDSGYSEASWQDDGVVLRRTRNVRVSNSACLRTNRGVGSADRIRPKSTSDACLERWTSFEASSDPEDWTTSLLSRSRNRQPLVLGDNSFADLIKNWMDLPECPEPAELKPHAGRRLAKDLLVNMRRKLAGMSKSVEMRARPADSTRVSRAAAAPKRMSCPVGFQPRKPFFHQSHTGLHELGTDFYQFNALMKTGSRQPIICNDIIGYI, via the coding sequence CTGTGTCTGCGGGACTCTGGAGACTGTTTGGTGGATCAGATGCAGTACATGATGAGGTCCTTGCAGGATCTGAAACACATGAGAAGGCCGCTCAGCGAGCCCTCCGGCCGCTCTGACGCCGTGACGCGCGTTTGCCAGCGGGGAGCGCAGCAGCGGGAGCGCCTGACATGCCTCCGTAGACCCATCTCTGAGGCCAGCGAGGCCAGCACCTATGACTCAGCTTGCTGCCTGGCCAGCCCcgtggaggaggaagaagaggtggaggaggaagggcaGGAGCGGCTAATGCAGAGCTCCCCTAGCAGTGAGAAGAGTATGGAGTTTGACTCAGGCTACTCAGAGGCGTCCTGGCAGGATGACGGCGTGGTGCTCAGGAGGACCAGGAACGTACGGGTGTCTAACTCTGCCTGCCTCCGAACCAACCGGGGAGTGGGCTCTGCCGACCGGATCCGGCCCAAGTCCACGTCGGACGCTTGTCTGGAGCGCTGGACGTCATTTGAGGCAAGCAGCGACCCGGAGGACTGGACCACGTCACTGCTGAGCCGCAGCAGGAACAGACAGCCCCTGGTGCTGGGGGACAACAGCTTCGCTGACCTCATTAAGAACTGGATGGACTTGCCAGAGTGTCCTGAGCCAGCAGAACTCAAGCCCCACGCAGGCCGGCGCCTGGCCAAGGACCTCCTGGTCAACATGAGGAGGAAGCTGGCGGGGATGTCAAAAAGCGTGGAGATGAGGGCCAGACCAGCAGACTCCACCAGGGTCAGTAGGGCCGCGGCAGCCCCGAAACGCATGTCCTGCCCTGTAGGCTTCCAGCCACGCAAACCCTTCTTTCACCAATCCCACACAGGCCTGCATGAACTGGGGACGGACTTCTACCAGTTCAACGCTCTCATGAAGACAGGCAGCCGACAACCTATCATATGTAATGACATTATCGGGTACATCTGA